TGCCTTCGCCGCTGGCAGGCGACGGGTGTTGTAGACCATCACCACCGGTTCGTAGCTGATGCCGAAGGCCTCGCTGCGCCACTGCGCCCAGGCGGGCAGCGCGGCGGTCTGTGCCGAACGATGCGGCAGCGCGTGGCCATCGTTCACCAGCTTGGTCTGCAGGTCCATGCCGCTGGAAATCAGCAGGTCCGGCGAATCCGGTCCGGCCCGATCATGCAGGTAACGCGCGTACAGATCCTGGGTGATGATGTCTTCGTACACCACTTCGGTGCCAGGGTGCAGCCGCTGGTAATCGGCGATGACCACGGCGAACACTTCGATGTCGGTGGTGCCATGAATGCGCAGCTGCGCGGTGACCGGCCCCTGCGCGGTGAAGCGGCGCACGTCTCCCGGCGCAGCCAGCACCGGCAGCGCCAGCAGCAGGGCAAACGTGGTGGCGAACAAGCGGATCATGAACTGCTCCGGGGCAGACGGATGGTGGCGACAAGGCCACCCTGCGGGCGGTTGCTCAGGTCGATATGGCCGCCATGGCTGTCGACCACGCGCTTGACGATGGCCAGGCCGAGGCCAGCGCCACCGGCCGGCGCGCCTTCCCCCCGGGCGAAACGCTCGAATACGCGCCCTGCATCGGCCGCCGCGATGCCCGCACCATGGTCGGCAATGGTGAGTATCGCGTGCCCGCCTTCGACAGTGAGCGCGATCTGCAGGGGGCCATCACCACCGTACTTCAGCGCGTTGTCCACCAAGTTCTTGATCGCCTCGCGCAGCAGCAGCGCGTCGCCATGCACCTGCACGGGCTCAGCCGTCATCGCCAGCTGCACGCGGGGCGCTGGGCCGGCCTGCGGCAATGCTTCATGCAGGGCCTGGTGCACGGTCTCGACCAGGTCCACCGCAGCGAAACGCTGCAGGTTGGAGCGATGGATCACGCTGGCATCGCTGAGAAGCTGGTTGAGCAGGCGGCTCATGTGAGTGGCGTTGCGTTCGATGGCCTGCAGGCTGCGGCGCATGTCCTGCGGATCGTCGTCATCCAGCGCCAGCTGTGCCTGCGCGCGCAGTGCGGCCAGCGGCGTACGCATCTGGTGTGCGGCCTCGGCCATGAACGCGCGCAGCGTCTCGTTGCTGCTGGACAGGCGTTCCATGAACCGGTTCAGTGCCGCCACCATCTGGTCCATCTCGCGCGGCACGCGTGCATCCAGCGGCTTCAGGTCGGACGGTTCGCGCCGCGACAGTTCGCGCTCCACGCGCACCAGCGGCCGGAAGGCGCGGTGCACACCGAAGGCCACCAGGGCGAGCAGCATCAGCGACAACACACCGATCGCCAGCAGCGCGCGGGTCACCATGTCCTGCGCCAAGGCCTCGCGCGCACGGCGGGTCTGCCCCACCTGCACCTGCACCTCGCCCTGCGCGGAGGCTGCCGCGAAGCTGCGGCTGACCACCACGAAGCGCACGGTCTCGCCACTGTAGAGCGCGTCAAACAACTGCGGCTGCGTGCCGGGCCGGCGTGGCGGCGCCGGCAGGTCGCCATAGCCGGTGATGAGAATGCCGCGGCTGTCGGCCACGCGGTAGAACACGCGGTCTTCCGGCGCCATTGCCAGCAGATCCAGCGCGGCATACGGCAGATCCACCTGCCACTGGCCATCCACCAGCGCCACCGAATCGGCGATGGACAGGGCAGAAGACACCAGCAGATGGTCGTAGGAACGGTTGGCGGCGCGCTGGCCGTAATCGCGTGCTGCAAACAGCAGCGCCACGGCGAACACTGCCAGCAGCGTACCCAGGTACAGCAGCAGCGTGCGCCGCAGCGAACCGGGCGCGGCTCCGGCAGGACGCACCTCAGCCATCGCCGTCGCCGCTGCCGTCGCCGGCTTCTTCCAGCAGGTAACCCACGCCACGCACGGTGGTGATGCGCAGCGGTGCACCGGCCAGCTTCTTTCTCAACCGGCCGATATACAGTTCGATGGCGTTCGGCCCGGCCTCATCGTCGAAACCGAACAGGCCATTGCCGATCTCATCCTTACCCACCACCTGGCCGAGGCGGCCGACCAGGATCTCCAGCAGGCGGTACTCGCGGTTGGGCAGTTCGATCGGCTCGCCATCCACGGTGACGCGGTGCGCGGCGTTGTCGAACTGGAATCCGCCCACCTGTACCACCTCGCTGGCCTGGCCACGCGCGCGGCGCAGCAGCACGCGGCAGCGTGCCTCGAACTCGCGGAAATCGAACGGTTTGCCCAGGTAGTCATCGGCGCCCACATCCAGCGCCTGCACGCGGTCCTCGATGCCATCGCGCGCGGTCAGCATCAGCACCGGCGTGCTGTCGCCACGTTCGCGCATGCCCGCCAGCACACGCAGGCCATCCAGCTTGGGCAGGCCGATATCCAGCACCACCAGGTCGAAGCTCTGGTAGCGCAGCACGCTCGCGGCGGCCAGGCCGTCGGCCTGCCAGTCCACCGCGTGCCCGCTGCGGCGCATTCGACGGATGATGGCATCGGCCAGATCCGGATTGTCTTCGACCAGCAGCAGGCGCATCGGCAGGGAGCGGGAAGGCACGAGGAGGGAAGCGAATGCTACCGCGTGCGGCGCGACGGCGTCTGGCAAGCCATACCCGGCGAGCGCAGCGGCCAGCATTTACGCTGCACCGCACAAACCGCTGACAGGACGATGACAGCTACGGCAACCCAGACTGCGGCCGCGCACCATCCGGTGCCCACGATTGCCGCGCGCCCGGCGCGCACCTGGGAGGGTTTGTGGAACTGAAGTTTGCCTGGCAGCGCCCCGCCGCCATGATGGCCCTGGCTGCGCTGGCTGCGCCGGCCTTTGCGGAAGACCACCGGCCGGTGACCGCCACCGTCGGCGGCCGCCTGCACCTGGATTTCGCCACGTTCGACAACGACGATCGCGGCACCCCGAACAAGGACGACACCGAGATCCGCCGTGCCTGGGTGGATGTGTCGGGCAAGTTTTTCGTGGTCGACTACAAGGCCGAGGCCGATTTTTCCGGGGACCGCGTCGAAGCCAAGGACGTCTACCTCAGCCGCAGCTTCGGCAAGGCCGGCAAGCTGACGGTCGGCCAGTTCAAGCAGTATTTCTCGCTGGATGACCGCACCAGTTCCAACTACGGCAGCTTCCTGGAGCGCGGCAACGCCGGCACCACCCTGGCACCGCTGTACCGTCTGGGCGCGTCCTGGCAGGCCAATCCGGGCGACTTCACCTGGGCGGCCAGCCTCTACAGCCTGGAAAGCATCGACGCCTGGCAGGTGAAGGGTCGTGCTGCCGGTGGCCGCGTCACCTGGGCCCCCTCGCCCAGCGACGGCGACGTGCTGCACCTGGGCCTGTCGCTGGCCCACGAGGCCTATGACAATCCGGGCAGCAACGGCACCCCGGGCCTGAAGATCCGCCCGCGCCCGGCCGGCCACCTGTCCGACGAAAGCCGCCTGACCCTGGTCGACTTCTCCGCCGGCCGCGACACCGACGTCAACAAGTGGTCGCTGGAATACGCGCAGGTGCGCGGCCCGCTTTCGTGGCAGGGTGAGTTCAGCGGCGCGACCTTCGACGACGGCGCCCAGCGCGGTGACGTCATGGCCGCCTACGGCATGCTCAGCTGGTTCGTCACCGGCGAAAGCAAGGCCTACGACCGCAAGACCGGGCGCTTCGCCCGGGTGAAGGACATCCGCCACAAAGCCGGTGCCTTTGAAGTCGCGCTGCGCTACGACCAGATGTGGGGCGCCCAGCACCTCGACGGCGCACCGGACCTGCGCCGTGGCAGTACCGCCGCCTGGACGCTGGGCGGCAACTGGTACCTGCGCGACAACCTGCGCTTCATGCTCGATGTCATCGAAAGCCGCAACCGCGATCGTCTCGCGGGGGTGACGCTGGACCGCACGCGTGCGGTCACCGGCCGCCTGCAATTCGATTTCTGACGCCCCATCCCCTCCCCTTCCCCACGTCCTGTCTTCATTAGGAGTCCGCAGATGATGCTGAGCATCCTCGGCTTTGGCATGGTCATTACGTTCATGTACTTGATCATGAGCAAACGACTGTCGCCGCTGGTCGCCCTGATCACCATCCCGATCATCTTCGCTTTGATGGGCGGATTTGGGGCCGACATCGATGAAATGATGCTGGAAGGCATCAAGAAGATCGCGCCGACCGGCGTGATGCTGATGTTCGCCATCCTCTACTTCGGCGTGATGATCGATGCGGGCCTGTTCGATCCGCTGGTGCGCATCATCCTGCGCTTCGTCAAGGGCGATCCGATGAAGATCGTGCTCGGCACCGCCGTGCTGGCGATGCTGATCTCGCTCGACGGTGATGGCTCGACCACGTACATGATCACCGTCTCGGCGATGCTGCCGCTGTACCAGCGGCTGGGCATGAACGCGCTGAACATGACCTGCGTGACCATCCTCGCCGGCGGCGTGATGAACCTGACCCCGTGGGGCGGCCCGACCGCACGTGCCGCCACCGCGCTGCACGTGGACCCGGCCGATGTGTTCGTGCCTTTGATCCCGTCGATGGTGATCGCCTGTGCCGGCGTGCTGCTGCTGGCCTGGTACCTGGGCATGAAGGAACGCCGCCGCCTGGGCGTGGTCACCCTGCCGCAGGGTGGCAGCTGGATGGACAACAGCGTGTCTGATGACAACAACGCACTGCCGTCGGTGGAAGACGCCGAGGACATCAAGCGCCCGAAGCTGCTGTGGGTGAACCTGGCACTGACCCTGGCCCTGATGGGTGCGCTGATCGCCGGCGTGCTGCCGATGCCGGTGCT
Above is a genomic segment from Stenotrophomonas sp. ESTM1D_MKCIP4_1 containing:
- a CDS encoding porin, which produces MMALAALAAPAFAEDHRPVTATVGGRLHLDFATFDNDDRGTPNKDDTEIRRAWVDVSGKFFVVDYKAEADFSGDRVEAKDVYLSRSFGKAGKLTVGQFKQYFSLDDRTSSNYGSFLERGNAGTTLAPLYRLGASWQANPGDFTWAASLYSLESIDAWQVKGRAAGGRVTWAPSPSDGDVLHLGLSLAHEAYDNPGSNGTPGLKIRPRPAGHLSDESRLTLVDFSAGRDTDVNKWSLEYAQVRGPLSWQGEFSGATFDDGAQRGDVMAAYGMLSWFVTGESKAYDRKTGRFARVKDIRHKAGAFEVALRYDQMWGAQHLDGAPDLRRGSTAAWTLGGNWYLRDNLRFMLDVIESRNRDRLAGVTLDRTRAVTGRLQFDF
- a CDS encoding CitMHS family transporter, which translates into the protein MLSILGFGMVITFMYLIMSKRLSPLVALITIPIIFALMGGFGADIDEMMLEGIKKIAPTGVMLMFAILYFGVMIDAGLFDPLVRIILRFVKGDPMKIVLGTAVLAMLISLDGDGSTTYMITVSAMLPLYQRLGMNALNMTCVTILAGGVMNLTPWGGPTARAATALHVDPADVFVPLIPSMVIACAGVLLLAWYLGMKERRRLGVVTLPQGGSWMDNSVSDDNNALPSVEDAEDIKRPKLLWVNLALTLALMGALIAGVLPMPVLFMVGFAIALVINYPNLAEQRRRVVNHAGNVLSVVALIFAAGIFTGILNNTGMVEAMSHSFLAIIPESWGPYLAVITAIASMPFTFFMSNDAFYFGVLPILSEAAGNYGITPVEMARASLAGQPVHLLSPLVPSTYLLVGLAKVEFADHQKFTLKWAIAISLLLMAGGLLFGLYPLFAA
- a CDS encoding response regulator transcription factor → MRLLLVEDNPDLADAIIRRMRRSGHAVDWQADGLAAASVLRYQSFDLVVLDIGLPKLDGLRVLAGMRERGDSTPVLMLTARDGIEDRVQALDVGADDYLGKPFDFREFEARCRVLLRRARGQASEVVQVGGFQFDNAAHRVTVDGEPIELPNREYRLLEILVGRLGQVVGKDEIGNGLFGFDDEAGPNAIELYIGRLRKKLAGAPLRITTVRGVGYLLEEAGDGSGDGDG
- a CDS encoding sensor histidine kinase produces the protein MAEVRPAGAAPGSLRRTLLLYLGTLLAVFAVALLFAARDYGQRAANRSYDHLLVSSALSIADSVALVDGQWQVDLPYAALDLLAMAPEDRVFYRVADSRGILITGYGDLPAPPRRPGTQPQLFDALYSGETVRFVVVSRSFAAASAQGEVQVQVGQTRRAREALAQDMVTRALLAIGVLSLMLLALVAFGVHRAFRPLVRVERELSRREPSDLKPLDARVPREMDQMVAALNRFMERLSSSNETLRAFMAEAAHQMRTPLAALRAQAQLALDDDDPQDMRRSLQAIERNATHMSRLLNQLLSDASVIHRSNLQRFAAVDLVETVHQALHEALPQAGPAPRVQLAMTAEPVQVHGDALLLREAIKNLVDNALKYGGDGPLQIALTVEGGHAILTIADHGAGIAAADAGRVFERFARGEGAPAGGAGLGLAIVKRVVDSHGGHIDLSNRPQGGLVATIRLPRSSS